CTTCACGTCGAGATAAACGGCATGCTCGTTGGCATCGATTGCGAACACCTCATCGGCGAGCTGAGCCTTGCGACCGGTGTCCTCACCCTTGATATTGTAGATTGCGACTTCCATTATTTCTCAATTAAGACGATTGAACCTTTGCTTCCGGGGATAGATCCCTTTATAAGGAGCACATTGTGCTCGGGAAGCACCTTAACTACACGGAGGTTTTGAACGGTAACCTTCTCATTGCCCATCTGGCCTGCCATGCGCATGCCTTTGAACACTTTTGCGGGGTATGAGCAGGCACCTACAGAACCGGGGGCACGGAGGCGGTTGTGCTGACCGTGGGTCGACTGACCTACACCACCGAAACCATGACGCTTAACTACGCCCTGGAAGCCCTTACCCTTGGAGGTTCCCTGGATGTCTACGAAGTCGTTTTCGCTGAAGAAGTCAACGGTGATAGTGTCACCGAGCTTTACTTCTTCGCCAAATCCTTTGAACTCGGCCAAGTGGCGCTGGGGAGCTACTCCGGCCTTCTTGAAGTGACCGGCCATGGGGTTGGTTGTGTGCTTCTCTTTCTTCTCCTCGAAGCCGAGCTGCACGGCGGCATAGCCGTCCTTGTCAACCGTTTTCACTTGAGTAACTACGCAGGGGCCTACTTCGATAACAGTGCACGGCACGTTCTTGCCGTCGGCACTGAAAACGGATGTCATTCCGATTTTCTTTCCTAATAATCCTGGCATTTCTCTTTGATTTAGAAAATGTGAACTGTGATTGTTGTTTTTACTTAAATCCGTGGTCTACTCATATATTAGACCTTGATTTCCACTTCCACACCTGAGGGAAGTTCGAGCTTCATGAGAGCGTCGACTGTCTTGCCGGTGGAATTGTGGATGTCAATCAAGCGCTTGTAGCTCGAAAGCTGGAACTGCTCGCGCGACTTCTTGTTGACGAATGTGGAACGATTGACGGTGAACACACGACGATGTGTGGGCAGGGGTATAGGCCCGCTGATCACTGCGCCGGTTGCCTTAACGGTCTTCACAATCTTCTCGGCCGACTTGTCAACCAGGTTGTAGTCGTAGGACTTAAGTTTGATTCTGATTGTTTGATCCATATTGTTAGTTGAATGAAAGTGTTACTTTATGAGATCCACACGACCCTGGCATTCGGTGAGGACAGCCTTGGCGATGGAGCTGCTTACCTCTGCGTAGTGGCTGAATGTCATTGTGGAGGTAGCACGACCTGAAGTGATGGTACGGAGGGCTGTCACATAACCGAACATCTCGGCGAGAGGTGCCTTAGCCTTAACCACGCGGGCACCTGAACGGCTGTTCTCCATGCCTTCTACCTGGCCACGACGCTTGTTGAGGTCGGAGATAACGTCACCCATTGATTCCTCGGGGGTAACAACCTCGATCTTCATGATAGGTTCGAGGAGCACCGGAGCAGCCTTCTCTGAGGCCTTCTTGAATGCCTGGATGGCGCAAAGCTCGAATGAGAGCTGATCGGAGTCGACCGGATGGAAAGAACCGTCGATCACAGTGACCTTGAGCTGCTCTACCGGGAATCCGGCAAGAACACCGTTCTTCATAGCAGCAGTGAAGCCCTTCTGTATCGAGGGGATGAATTCCTTAGGAATGTTACCACCCTTTACCTCGTCAACGAACTGGAGACCACCCTGGAATCCTTCGTCAACAGGCTCAACACGCACGATGATGTCGGCAAACTTACCGCGACCACCGGTCTGTTTCTTGAATACCTCACGAAGCTCAACTGACTTGGTGATTGATTCCTTATAGGTAACCTGGGGACGACCCTGGTTGCACTCTACCTTGAACTCGCGACGGAGACGGTCGATAATGATATCGAGGTGAAGCTCACCCATACCGGAGATCACGGTCTGACCGGTCTCCTCGTTAGTCTCTACGCGGAAGGTGGGGTCCTCCTCAGCAAGCTTCTGAAGACCTACTCCGAGTTTGTCGAGGTCCTTCTGAGTCTTAGGCTCTACAGCGATACCGATAACGGGATCGGGGAATTCCATAGCCTCAAGCACGATGGGATGGTTCTCGTCGCAAAGGGTATCACCTGTACGGATATCCTTGAAACCTACACCTGCACCTATATCGCCGCAACCGATAAGCTCCTTGGCGTTCTGCTTGTTGGAGTGCATCTGGAACAGACGGCTCACACGTTCCTTCTTTCCGGAACGGGCATTGAGGACATATGATCCGGCTACAACGTCGCCGGAGTAAACACGGAAGAATGTGAGACGACCTACATAGGGGTCGGTAGCGATCTTGAACGCGAGAGCACACATGGGCGCATCGCTTGAAGGCTCACGGGACTCCTTCTGGTCGGGATCATCGGGGCTGCTGCCCTCAACCGCACCTGAATCAACAGGGCTGGGAAGGTAAGCACACACAGAATCAAGAAGATACTGCACGCCCTTGTTCTTGAATGAAGATCCGCATATCATAGGCACAATCTCCATCTTGAGAGTAGCATTACGGATAGCACGGCGAATCTCATCCTCTGTGATAGTGGAAGGATCGTCGAAGTACTTCTCCATAAGGGCATCGTCAAACTCGGCGATCTTCTCAAGCATCTTGTCACGCCATGCGTTTGCCTCGTCAACGAGACCTGCGGGGATCTCCTCAAAAGTGTAGTCAGCACCCATGGTCTCGTCGTGCCACAGCACGGCCTTCATCTTGATAAGGTCTACCACGCCCTTGAATGTCTCTTCTGCACCGATAGGGATTTCGATGGGGCAAGGATTTGCGCCAAGCACTTCCTTCACCTGACGCACTACTTCGAAGAAGTTTGCGCCAGAACGGTCCATCTTGTTTACATAACCGATACGGGGCACATTATATTTGTCAGCCTGACGCCATACGGTCTCGGACTGGGGCTCAACACCACCTACTGCACAGAATGCAGCTACCGCACCGTCGAGCACACGGAGTGAACGCTCCACCTCTACAGTGAAGTCAACGTGTCCCGGAGTGTCAATGAGGTTGATCTTGTACTGCTCACCTGCATATTTCCAGAATGTAGTGGTAGCAGCTGAGGTAATTGTGATACCGCGCTCCTGCTCCTGCTCCATCCAGTCCATGGTGGCTGCACCGTCATGAACCTCACCGATCTTGTGGGTAAGACCTGTGTAGAAGAGAATACGCTCGGAAGTTGTGGTCTTGCCGGCATCGATGTGAGCCATAATGCCGATATTGCGCGTATATTTTAACTGATCGTCTTTAGCCATTTTGCGAAATTGTCAAATTGGTTGTATTAGAAACGGAAGTGAGCGAAGGCACGGTTCGCCTCAGCCATCTTATGCATATCCTCCTTGCGCTTGAATGCGCCGCCCTGCTCATTGAAAGCATCGACAATTTCGGCAGCCAGCTTCTCAGCCATGGTCTTGCCACCGCGCTTGCGTGCATAAGCGATAAGGTTCTTCATAGAGATTGACTCCTTGCGGTCAGCACGGATCTCGGTAGGCACCTGGAAAGTTGCGCCACCTACACGGCGTGACTTAACCTCCACTGTAGGAGTGATGTTCTCAAGAGCCTTCTTCCATATCTCAAGAGAGGTCTTCTCCTCGTTGGGGAGCTTGCCCTTCACGAGTTCGAGAGCGGAATAGAAAATGGTGTATGAGGTGTTCTTCTTACCATCGTACATAAGATGGTTGACGAACTTGGAGACTCTTACGTCATTGAATACGGGATCGGGAAGGATCACCCGCTTCTTAGGTTTAGCTTTACGCATTTTGGGTTGTTGGATTGTTGTTTTTGTTGCTTGGTTGCTGCATCTTTCATCTTCAACGACCGTCCGCCGTCAATCCGGGGAGCTGGTCATTTACTCAACCTGTGATTTAGCCTTCCAATCAAATCAAAAACGAGGTTAACGACTCTGTTTTTAATTCAATGTTGTTGATTTTCAGAAAAGGAGCGTCTTTTTTTGTAATAATAGTAGTCAGCTATTATTTCTTAGCGGCCTTAGGACGCTTTGCTCCATACTTGGAGCGACGCTGTGTACGGTCCTTAACACCGGATGTGTCGAGAGTGCCGCGAACGATGTGGTAACGCACACCGGGAAGGTCCTTCACACGACCGCCACGAACAAGCACGATAGAGTGCTCCTGGAGGTTGTGACCCTCGCCCGGGATGTAGCTGTTGACCTCCTTGCCGTTGGTGAGGCGGACACGAGCCACCTTACGCATAGCGGAGTTAGGTTTCTTAGGGGTTGTAGTGTAGACACGCACGCACACGCCACGACGCTGGGGGCATGAATCAAGCGCGGGTGACTTGCTCTTGTCCTCAAGAGCCACACGTCCTTTTCTTACTAATTGCTGAATAGTAGGCATCTTAGTTTCTTTTGTTTTGACTTATAGTTATTAGTATTTCTGTATTTTCTTAACAATTGCCCTTTACACGCGCCTTGCGCCTCGACACCCCTAACTGTCAAGCAGTTAACGCTGTCGCGACGGCACACTTCTTCCAAAGGCGTTGCAAAATTACAACTTATTTTGCTAATTACCAAAGAATTCCGAAAATATTTTACTCTTTTTCGACCGATCCGGACTGCGACATGATATCCACGAGCGAGACACCCGGATGACGGTACTGCACCCGGCTCTTTTCGCCATTGTACCGCACAGCCGCAGACGGACAATTATGATAGCATGCCCCACAGATGAGACATCCCTCCCCTATCATGGGACGCCCATTCAGCAGCACGATATTCCCCACAGGACACAGACGTGCGCAAATGCCGCACCCCGAACAGGAATCCTCGACATAAAATCGCCTATACGCGTCAGAGCGCAAAGGGAAACACCGCATCCACCATCCGGCAAGCCTGCCGAACACCGTCGGAGATTCAACAAAACGCCTCCGCATTGAAATATCCGCACAGATCTCAGCCAGGTGTTCATCAACGCGCTTCCGCCCCACCCCGGCGATCTGCTCCCCTACATCAAACATAGGAAAATAGTTGTCGACCATAAGTATGCTTCTCACATAATCCCATCCGCCCGACGCACGCACCGCCATAGCCGGAGTGCTGCCGCAGGTAAGCACAAGGAAGCGGTAAGGCGCATCAATGACAATCCTCGAAAGCAGCTCCGAAACCGGCAAGGGCAGCTCTCCGAAATACACCGGACACACCACCCCCACACCATCATCATCGCGCAATCCGCCAACGCCGGACACAAGAAGCCCGACAACAGAAAGCAATTCCCCTCCGATAGCTCGCGCCACGGCAAGGGAATTGCCTGTAGTAGTAAAGTATAGAATTTTCATCAGACCACATCGTCTTTCCGGAGAGGCTATTGCTCCTCGCCGGCAAACTCCATAAGATACGCCTTTATGAACGGATCAAGATCACCATCCATGACACCGCCTACATCAGCGGTCTGATGCCCGGTGCGATGATCCTTAACACGGCGGTCGTCAAACACGTAGCTGCGTATCTGCGAGCCCCATTCGATCTTCATCTTGCCAGCTTCTATCTTAGCTTGCTCCTCAAGTCTGTGTTTGAGTTCCTTGTCATACAGTATCGACCGAAGCTGACGCATGGCGTTCTCCTTATTCTTGGGCTGGTCACGAGTCTCGGTATTCTCAATCAAGATCTCCTCATGCTCTCCGGTATAAGGGTCGGTGAACTGATATCGCAGACGCACGCCCGACTCCACCTTGTTCACATTCTGCCCTCCTGCGCCTCCAGAGCGGAACGTATCCCACGAAAGGAGCGCAGGCTCCACCTTTACCTCGATGGTGTCATCGACAAGAGGCGTCACAAACACCGACGCAAAAGAGGTCATACGCTTGCCCTGCGCATTGTAGGGCGACACTCGCACAAGACGATGCACGCCGTTCTCACTCTTTAGATAGCCATAAGCGAAATCACCTTCCACATTTATGGTGCACGACTTGATACCCGCCTCATCCCCCTCAAGCAGATTGGCGATAGAGGTCTTGTAATGATGATCCTCGCACCAGCGAAGATACATACGCATAAGCATCTGTGCCCAATCCTGGCTCTCGGTGCCACCGGCTCCTGAATTTATCTTAAGCACGACGCCAAGCTTATCCTCCTCGCGGCGAAGCATGTTCTTAAGTTCAAGCTCCTCTATGATTGCGACCGCATGAGCATACAGCGCATCAAGCTCCGACTCCTCGATAAGACCGTCCTTGATAAATTCCCAGGCAATCTCAAGCTCACCGACAGCCTTGTCGACAGCCTCATACCCGGCAATCCACCCTTGAAGGTCCTTTATTTTCTTCATCTGCGCCTGAGCTTCTTTGGGATGCTCCCAAAAATCCGGGACATGGGTGCGCAACTCCTCTTCTTCTACCTGAATTTTCTTACTGTCGATGTCAAAGATACCTCCTCAACGCGAGCTTGCGTTCAAAAGTCTCTTTTAGCTGTTCCTGAGTAATCATAAATGAATCTGTTGGAATTGGTTAATAAAAAAATCAACGCCGAAACCCTAAACGGAATCGGCGTTGAACTCGGTGTGGGCGCTGAGGGATTCGAACCCCCGACCCTCTGCTTGTAAGGCAGATGCTCTGAACCAGCTGAGCTAAGCGCCCGAGTTGATTGGCTTATCATGCTAAGCAAGAAAGATTTTTGAGTGGTGGGCGCTGAGGGATTCGAACCCCCGACCCTCTGCTTGTAAGGCAGATGCTCTGAACCAGCTGAGCTAAGCGCCCTTTCTTGCTTAAAGCGATGCAAAGGTAGGCACTATTTTTGAATCCTCCAAATATTTTGACAAAAAAATTCAAATATTTTTATTTTTTCTGTTCCTGCACCTATTTTTGACCCCTCCAAGGGGTATACTGCCACAAAAAAGTCGCTCCATATATTAATATAAAATGTATGAACATACAGTGAGATCTCATTGAAAAAAAGCAGAGACAACGCATGATCATCACTAATAACAATTAGACATCACCATCACCTTACGGACAAATCATGTATTTTAGGTATATGCTATTCATATTTTAAATAGTAATTTTGCATAGGATACAAAACTCATAGTGGTCTGCCCCATTGAACCAAACATGTAAGCAGACAAAAAAATGTTATTGTTGAGTAAAAGACAGCGACATATTCCCCAAGTTGCGACAACCCTGGGAGAATGTCGCTCTTTTTATTTCCACCTCAACACAAATAGACATCAACACTCATTACATAGTTATCAACATTTTTGCAAAAATACCCTAGGATATTATCAACACCATATTACACTGTTTACAAGCATATTAAATAAAATCATATAGAGTTATCAACACTTATCTACAATTAATCAGAAAGCATTTGTTGACAAAATGTAAATAAAATGTTGAAAACTTTTTATGAAATTATTTTGCCAATCTCAATATTATCACTAACTTTGCACCGCAAAACGGCGAGATAGCTCAGTTGGTTAGAGCGTCGGATTCATAACCCGGAGGTCCCGAGTTCAATTCTCGGTCTCGCTACAAGCACTGATCAGGAGATAAACATTTGATGTTCATCTCCTGATTTTTTAATAGAGATTAAAAAATCATAGGCACGCCGGGTGAAAATTCACCCGGCGTGCCTGTTTATCTATTTCCTGCGGACATCATCGCACCGACACTCCCACTCGGTCAAGACCGCGCAAAGTGTCAACGCGCATTATATGGCGCACAAATACCGGTCGAGACAGATCAATATCGGCTCTCGGATTAAGCATTATCTCATGCTGATAATTAGCCCCGAACCCACTCCCCATCCATCGTCCGTAGACATCCGCCAATGTGATGTTGAGAGTATCTCTATAGGAAAATTTTTCACCTCGGTATGTCACCTCAATCCAAAGATTGGAATAAGGATAATCATTAGTGTGAGTAAGCCCAAGACGGAGCCCACGATGCACAAGCGAGTCATTGTCGTGAAGCGACGTATCAACAGGCACAAGCCTCAATGTGTCGCCATACGCCCACCCTTTTGCAGGGATATCAACCCAACGGCTATATTCTCTTTCGGCATCCCCACACGCAGCAACCGCCGCTCCGAGGGCGGCGATTGCTGAAATAATATAGATAAGCCTCTTCATAAGGCAACTGATCCTGTTATCAATTATTATTTGAATGAAATGTTCACATCATTCACCTTGCTGCTCCGGTGTACGAAAAGCCTTGGGTCCGCGGTTTGCCAATTGAGGACGCTGAGCAGGCTGGTCCTGCTCCTTCGGCTTCGGAGCAGGGTTATCCTTCGGCTGTTGCTCCTTAGGTTTCCCAGATGAAGGCTGCTGACGCTCCTTAGCCTGGGGCTTCTGCCCCTGACGGTCATTACGCGGCTTTCGATCCACAAAGTCCTGACGAGGCTGACGCCCTGCTGGATTATCTTTATGAGACTGAGCAGACTGAGGCTGTTTCGGTTTCTGGGGCTGCTGCTTTGGCTGCTGCCCCTGCGAGGATATCTGCTGCGCCCCGCCATTATTTTGTGGCTGAGACTGGGGCTGTCCCTGTGACTTTTTTTTCTTCTTTTTCTTTTTACTCTTGTCAAAGCGTGTCAAGTCATCCTGCGAGGCAAGATCTATCGGCTTGGCTTTCTCCTTGGACTTCTCCGCGCCTTCACGTTCAAGCTTGACAGGCTTCTCACCACGCTTGTTCATCTCTATCACCTCAAACGCCCTTTCCGCATCGATGGTCACCAGATTTGCTGCCATCTGTTTGTCGGTAGAATATGTTATCTCCTTCTTGAAGATATCGGTCTTGAAATGATAGTATGTGGAATCGGCAGTCTCCAGGCGTACATTCTTCTCGGGAAGGAACCTAGAGCTTTCCACATACGTGTCCACCTCAAAATTAAGGCAACATTTGAGCTTTGCACACTGCCCGGCAAGCTTCTGAGGATTTAGCGATATGTCCTGGTAACGTGCCGCACTGGTCCCGACCGAAACAAAATTAGTCATCCAGCTTGCACAGCAGAGCGGACGGCCGCACGACCCTATACCGCCGATACGCCCCGCCTCCTGACGCGCGCCTATCTGCTTCATCTCTATACGCACCTTGAACGTGTCGGCAAGCACCTTGATGAGCTGACGGAAATCCACCCGCTCATCAGCTATATAATAGAATATCGCTTTGTTGCCGTCGCCCTGATACTCCACATCGCCTATCTTCATGTTAAGGCTAAGCGACTCGGCTATCTTGCGGGCACGTATCATAGTGTCGTTCTCACGAGCGCGTGCCTCTTCATACTTCTCTATGTCGGCAGGTTTTGCCTTGCGGAACACCCTCTTGATCTCCGCCTCATTCTT
The sequence above is drawn from the Duncaniella freteri genome and encodes:
- the rplC gene encoding 50S ribosomal protein L3, giving the protein MPGLLGKKIGMTSVFSADGKNVPCTVIEVGPCVVTQVKTVDKDGYAAVQLGFEEKKEKHTTNPMAGHFKKAGVAPQRHLAEFKGFGEEVKLGDTITVDFFSENDFVDIQGTSKGKGFQGVVKRHGFGGVGQSTHGQHNRLRAPGSVGACSYPAKVFKGMRMAGQMGNEKVTVQNLRVVKVLPEHNVLLIKGSIPGSKGSIVLIEK
- the rpsJ gene encoding 30S ribosomal protein S10, translated to MDQTIRIKLKSYDYNLVDKSAEKIVKTVKATGAVISGPIPLPTHRRVFTVNRSTFVNKKSREQFQLSSYKRLIDIHNSTGKTVDALMKLELPSGVEVEIKV
- the fusA gene encoding elongation factor G, with the protein product MAKDDQLKYTRNIGIMAHIDAGKTTTSERILFYTGLTHKIGEVHDGAATMDWMEQEQERGITITSAATTTFWKYAGEQYKINLIDTPGHVDFTVEVERSLRVLDGAVAAFCAVGGVEPQSETVWRQADKYNVPRIGYVNKMDRSGANFFEVVRQVKEVLGANPCPIEIPIGAEETFKGVVDLIKMKAVLWHDETMGADYTFEEIPAGLVDEANAWRDKMLEKIAEFDDALMEKYFDDPSTITEDEIRRAIRNATLKMEIVPMICGSSFKNKGVQYLLDSVCAYLPSPVDSGAVEGSSPDDPDQKESREPSSDAPMCALAFKIATDPYVGRLTFFRVYSGDVVAGSYVLNARSGKKERVSRLFQMHSNKQNAKELIGCGDIGAGVGFKDIRTGDTLCDENHPIVLEAMEFPDPVIGIAVEPKTQKDLDKLGVGLQKLAEEDPTFRVETNEETGQTVISGMGELHLDIIIDRLRREFKVECNQGRPQVTYKESITKSVELREVFKKQTGGRGKFADIIVRVEPVDEGFQGGLQFVDEVKGGNIPKEFIPSIQKGFTAAMKNGVLAGFPVEQLKVTVIDGSFHPVDSDQLSFELCAIQAFKKASEKAAPVLLEPIMKIEVVTPEESMGDVISDLNKRRGQVEGMENSRSGARVVKAKAPLAEMFGYVTALRTITSGRATSTMTFSHYAEVSSSIAKAVLTECQGRVDLIK
- the rpsG gene encoding 30S ribosomal protein S7 is translated as MRKAKPKKRVILPDPVFNDVRVSKFVNHLMYDGKKNTSYTIFYSALELVKGKLPNEEKTSLEIWKKALENITPTVEVKSRRVGGATFQVPTEIRADRKESISMKNLIAYARKRGGKTMAEKLAAEIVDAFNEQGGAFKRKEDMHKMAEANRAFAHFRF
- the rpsL gene encoding 30S ribosomal protein S12 translates to MPTIQQLVRKGRVALEDKSKSPALDSCPQRRGVCVRVYTTTPKKPNSAMRKVARVRLTNGKEVNSYIPGEGHNLQEHSIVLVRGGRVKDLPGVRYHIVRGTLDTSGVKDRTQRRSKYGAKRPKAAKK
- a CDS encoding EFR1 family ferrodoxin (N-terminal region resembles flavodoxins. C-terminal ferrodoxin region binds two 4Fe-4S clusters.), with the protein product MKILYFTTTGNSLAVARAIGGELLSVVGLLVSGVGGLRDDDGVGVVCPVYFGELPLPVSELLSRIVIDAPYRFLVLTCGSTPAMAVRASGGWDYVRSILMVDNYFPMFDVGEQIAGVGRKRVDEHLAEICADISMRRRFVESPTVFGRLAGWWMRCFPLRSDAYRRFYVEDSCSGCGICARLCPVGNIVLLNGRPMIGEGCLICGACYHNCPSAAVRYNGEKSRVQYRHPGVSLVDIMSQSGSVEKE
- the prfB gene encoding peptide chain release factor 2 (programmed frameshift), producing MITQEQLKETFERKLALRRYLDIDSKKIQVEEEELRTHVPDFWEHPKEAQAQMKKIKDLQGWIAGYEAVDKAVGELEIAWEFIKDGLIEESELDALYAHAVAIIEELELKNMLRREEDKLGVVLKINSGAGGTESQDWAQMLMRMYLRWCEDHHYKTSIANLLEGDEAGIKSCTINVEGDFAYGYLKSENGVHRLVRVSPYNAQGKRMTSFASVFVTPLVDDTIEVKVEPALLSWDTFRSGGAGGQNVNKVESGVRLRYQFTDPYTGEHEEILIENTETRDQPKNKENAMRQLRSILYDKELKHRLEEQAKIEAGKMKIEWGSQIRSYVFDDRRVKDHRTGHQTADVGGVMDGDLDPFIKAYLMEFAGEEQ
- a CDS encoding gliding motility lipoprotein GldH encodes the protein MKRLIYIISAIAALGAAVAACGDAEREYSRWVDIPAKGWAYGDTLRLVPVDTSLHDNDSLVHRGLRLGLTHTNDYPYSNLWIEVTYRGEKFSYRDTLNITLADVYGRWMGSGFGANYQHEIMLNPRADIDLSRPVFVRHIMRVDTLRGLDRVGVSVR
- the ricT gene encoding regulatory iron-sulfur-containing complex subunit RicT; protein product: MEEKDRRCPRGKLHCFNWLEDIPGTSTEYDIVEVQFKNTRKGYYRNSLNLPLETGDMVAVEASPGHDIGSVTLTGKLVALQMRRAGVKNEAEIKRVFRKAKPADIEKYEEARARENDTMIRARKIAESLSLNMKIGDVEYQGDGNKAIFYYIADERVDFRQLIKVLADTFKVRIEMKQIGARQEAGRIGGIGSCGRPLCCASWMTNFVSVGTSAARYQDISLNPQKLAGQCAKLKCCLNFEVDTYVESSRFLPEKNVRLETADSTYYHFKTDIFKKEITYSTDKQMAANLVTIDAERAFEVIEMNKRGEKPVKLEREGAEKSKEKAKPIDLASQDDLTRFDKSKKKKKKKKSQGQPQSQPQNNGGAQQISSQGQQPKQQPQKPKQPQSAQSHKDNPAGRQPRQDFVDRKPRNDRQGQKPQAKERQQPSSGKPKEQQPKDNPAPKPKEQDQPAQRPQLANRGPKAFRTPEQQGE